A genomic region of Miscanthus floridulus cultivar M001 chromosome 3, ASM1932011v1, whole genome shotgun sequence contains the following coding sequences:
- the LOC136542140 gene encoding NAC domain-containing protein 41-like — protein sequence MERPAQAPTQLPPGFRFHPTDEELVVLYLRRQALARPLPAAVIPVVHDVARLDPWDLPGASEGEGYFFSLRRAPATGRGSRRRRAGSGYWKATGKEKPVFLQCGGGGVGGKRQLLVGVKTALAFHRSEPPAPSSRTGWIMHEYRLAVPRGVAEQRKKNASQGCVAEPGPGEWVVCRVFLKNNRPGSSRPNRDANSETLGHRASAAHVGGQQPLLFSAPQSSSSSCVTGVTDLSDEVSSGGITRDAPAAPQREAY from the exons ATGGAGAGGCCTGCGCAGGCGCCCACGCAGCTGCCGCCGGGGTTCCGGTTTCACCCCACCGACGAGGAGCTGGTAGTGCTGTACCTCCGCCGGCAGGCCCTGGCTCGCCCGCTGCCGGCCGCCGTCATCCCCGTCGTCCACGACGTCGCCAGGCTCGATCCATGGGACCTCCCTG GGGCAAGCGAAGGGGAGGGCTACTTCTTTAGCCTGCGGCGAGCGCCGGCGACCGGCCGTGGCAGCCGCAGGAGGAGAGCTGGGAGCGGGTACTGGAAGGCCACGGGGAAGGAGAAGCCGGTGTTCCTgcagtgcggcggcggcggcgtaggcGGCAAGAGGCAGCTGCTCGTGGGCGTCAAGACGGCGCTCGCCTTCCACCGCAGTGAGCCGCCGGCGCCGTCGTCGCGGACCGGCTGGATCATGCACGAGTACCGGCTCGCCGTGCCCCGCGGCGTGGCCGAGCAGAGGAAGAAGAATGCGAGCCAG GGTTGCGTTGCTGAGCCGGGACCGGGAGAGTGGGTCGTGTGCCGGGTCTTCCTGAAGAACAACAGGCCAGGAAGCAGCAGGCCGAACCGGGACGCCAACAGCGAAACTCTGGGACACCGCGCCTCCGCTGCGCATGTGGGAGGACAGCAGCCGTTGCTGTTCTCGGCGCCGCAGTCGTCGTCCTCAAGCTGTGTCACCGGCGTTACCGACTTGTCAGACGAAGTCAGCAGCGGCGGCATAACCAGAGATGCCCCAGCTGCCCCTCAAAGAGAGGCCTACTAG
- the LOC136542139 gene encoding pyruvate dehydrogenase E1 component subunit beta-2, mitochondrial-like, with amino-acid sequence MLGAARRQLGSGPMLGQVLRRLRPAAAAEVARGYSAAAKEMTVRDALNSALDEEMSADPSVFLMGEEVGEYQGAYKISKGLLDKYGPDRVLDTPITEAGFTGIGVGAAYHGLRPIIEFMTFNFSMQAIDHIINSAAKSNYMSAGQISVPIVFRGPNGAAAGVGAQHSQCYAAWYAHVPGLKVLTPYSSEDARGLLKAAIRDPDPVIFLENELLYGESFPISAEVLDSSFCLPIGKAKIEREGKDVTITAFSKMVSYALQAAEILSKEGISAEVINLRSIRPLDRAAINASVRKTNRLVTVEEGFPQHGIGAEICMSVVEESFEYLDAPVERIAGADVPMPYAANLERMAVPQVDDIVRAAKRACYRAVPMAAAA; translated from the exons atgctgGGCGCCGCGAGGAGGCAGCTTGGATCCGGTCCC ATGCTGGGACAGGTGTTACGAAGGCTCCGcccagcggcggcggctgaggtGGCGAGGGGCTACTCCGCTGCGGCGAAGGAG ATGACTGTCCGTGATGCGTTGAACTCTGCACTGGATGAAGAGATGTCTGCTGATCCTTCCGTTTTTCTGATGGGAGAAGAG GTTGGAGAGTATCAAGGTGCATACAAG ATTTCTAAGGGCTTGCTTGACAAGTATGGTCCTGATAGGGTTCTTGACACACCTATCACAGAG GCTGGCTTTACTGGCATTGGTGTTGGTGCAGCTTATCATGGTCTTCGGCCTATTATAGAATTTATGACATTTAATTTCTCGATGCAG GCTATTGATCATATCATCAATTCAGCTGCCAAGTCAAACTATATGTCAGCTGGTCAGATATCTGTTCCTATTGTTTTTAGAGGACCAAATGGAGCTGCTGCTGGAGTTGGTGCTCAACACTCACAG TGTTATGCAGCTTGGTATGCACATGTTCCAGGACTTAAGGTTCTCACACCATACTCTTCAGAAGATGCCCGAGGCTTGCTCAAAGCTGCTATTAGGGATCCTGATCCTGTTATTTTCCTGGAAAATGAATTGCT TTATGGAGAATCTTTCCCAATTTCTGCTGAAGTGCTTGATTCTAGTTTTTGCCTACCAATTGGCAAAGCTAAG ATAGAACGTGAGGGTAAAGATGTTACCATTACGGCGTTCTCCAAGATGGTTAGCTATGCTCTCCAG GCTGCAGAGATACTGTCCAAGGAAGGAATCAGTGCTGAG GTGATCAACCTTCGATCGATCAGACCACTTGACAGAGCTGCTATTAATGCATCTGTCAGGAAAACCAACCGATTGGTGACTGTTGAAGAAGGGTTCCCCCAACATGGGATTGGTGCCGAGATATG CATGTCTGTTGTAGAAGAAAGCTTTGAGTACCTTGATGCACCAGTTGAGAGGATCGCTGGAGCTGATGTACCTATgccctatgctgccaaccttgAGAGAATGGCTGTTCCACAG